Sequence from the Candidatus Binatota bacterium genome:
GACACCACCACGCGGCTCACGAGGTAGCCCCCGGCCAGCGCCAGCAACGAAGCCATGTACAGGCCGGCCCTGGTGGTGGCCAGCTGCAGGTCCATGCCCGCGAGCTCCTTGAAATCGGTCATGCCGTTGTTGCCGCCAAAGCCCATGTCGTTGCGAAAGAATGCGAGCAGCAGCGCGTAAGTCATGGCCTGGGTGATGATCGCAAAGTAAACGCCCGACACCCGCGAACGAAACGCGAACCAGCCGAACACCAGCGCCAGCAGGCCCGGTACAAGCATCATCATCGGCAGGGCGAACCAGAAATGGTCAAAGCCGAGCCAGTACCAGGGCAGCTCTTTCCAGTCGAGAAAAACCATGAAATCAGGTAGCAGCGCGTTGCCGTAGACACCGCGCGTGCCGATCTGCCGCATCAGGTACATGCCCATCGAGTAGCCACCGAGCGCAAAGAAGGCGCCGTGGCCCAGGCTCAGCGCGCCGGCGTAGCCCCACACCAGGTCAAGACTCAGCGCCAGCAGGGCGTAGCAGAGATACTTGCCCAGCAGGGTCACAGTGTAACCCGACAGGTGCAGGACCGAGCCGTCTTCAAAGGCCAGGTTGAGCGCGGGCACAAGGCAGGCCAACGCCAACAGGCCGCCAAAGCGGGCCCAGCCGCGCCGATCCATAACCGATACCAACCTGTTCGCCTGCCAGTTCATCGTGTCGTTGCGTGGCTCGCCATCGCTCAGTCTTCGGCCGCCCGGCCGCTCATGGCGAACAGTCCGCGCGGGCGTCGCTGTATAAAGATGATGATGAACACCAGCACCAGGATCTTACCCAGCACCGCTCCTGCCACCGGTTCGAGAAACTTGTTGATCACGCCCAGGCTCATCGCCCCGGTCAGTGTTCCCCACAGGCTTCCCACCCCGCCGAAGACCACTACCATGAAGGAATCAATGATGTAGGACTGGCCCAGGTTGGGGCTCACGTTACCAATCTGGCTCAAGGCGACGCCGGCCACACCCGCGATGGCCGAGCCCAGGCCGAAAGTGAGATAATCCACGCGACCGGTTTTGATGCCCATGGCCGAAGCCATCTCGCGGTTCTGCGTCACAGCTCTCATCTGCAGGCCCAGGGCCGTGTAGCGCAGCAGCAGGCCGAGCGCGGCCAGCACCGCCAGCGCAAAGGCGATCACGACCAGCCGGTTCCAGGTCAGCGTTACCACGCCAGCCAGTTCAAAACCGCCGGTCATCCAGAAAGGATTTTCGACGGCGCGGTTGGGCGCCCCGAACACCGTGCGCACCGCCTGCTGCAGGACCAGGCTCACACCCCAGGTTGCCAGCAGGGTTTCGAGCGGGCGGCCGTAAAGAAATCGTATGATCCCGCGCTCCAGCGCTATACCCACCAGGCCGGTCACGAGAAAAGCCACAGGTACCGCCACCGGCAGGTAGAGATAAAAGAGGTCGGCGGGAAGGTAGTCGCGAAACAGCTCCTGGACCACGAAGGTGCTGTAGGCACCCAGCATGATCATCTCGCCGTGGGCCATGTTGATGACCCCCATCACGCCGAAGGTGATAGCCAGCCCCACCGCGGCGATGAGCAGCACCGAGCCCAGGCTCAGACCCTGGTAGAGCTTGCCCACATTCTCAAGCATGCGCATCCGGGCCTCCATGTCGGCCATGATGCCTGACGCCACCCCACGCACACGCGGGTCGGGTTCGTAGAACTCGCCGTCGGCGTCGGTTTCGGTCAGGCGAGAAACCATGGCGCGCACCTCGGAGCCAGTGGATTCCGACAACGTCTCGAGGCCGGCCAGTCTCGTGGCAGCGTCAGTGCTCAGCAGGCGCGAAGTCGCCAGCGCTATCTCCATGGCGGCCTTGAGATCGGCATCGGCTTCATTGGCCAGCGCCTGAGCCAGCGAATCGGCCATCTCACTGGAAGGATAACCGGTAGCCGCCTCCACCGCTGCACGACGACGTTCGAGGTCCTC
This genomic interval carries:
- the urtB gene encoding urea ABC transporter permease subunit UrtB, with amino-acid sequence MRHFYNYFSRPASALLLLLAVAAPLQAAPSEAVSFDAAAAGLASSSYSDRMEAIKTLGAMDDPRASGVLGSMLESRLYRRLSDDRLVDARREGSAYLLSDPSTGESLGEAGSRDIRKISVNNSLRGAIRAVLSRMDLFSEDLERRRAAVEAATGYPSSEMADSLAQALANEADADLKAAMEIALATSRLLSTDAATRLAGLETLSESTGSEVRAMVSRLTETDADGEFYEPDPRVRGVASGIMADMEARMRMLENVGKLYQGLSLGSVLLIAAVGLAITFGVMGVINMAHGEMIMLGAYSTFVVQELFRDYLPADLFYLYLPVAVPVAFLVTGLVGIALERGIIRFLYGRPLETLLATWGVSLVLQQAVRTVFGAPNRAVENPFWMTGGFELAGVVTLTWNRLVVIAFALAVLAALGLLLRYTALGLQMRAVTQNREMASAMGIKTGRVDYLTFGLGSAIAGVAGVALSQIGNVSPNLGQSYIIDSFMVVVFGGVGSLWGTLTGAMSLGVINKFLEPVAGAVLGKILVLVFIIIFIQRRPRGLFAMSGRAAED
- the urtC gene encoding urea ABC transporter permease subunit UrtC, which gives rise to MNWQANRLVSVMDRRGWARFGGLLALACLVPALNLAFEDGSVLHLSGYTVTLLGKYLCYALLALSLDLVWGYAGALSLGHGAFFALGGYSMGMYLMRQIGTRGVYGNALLPDFMVFLDWKELPWYWLGFDHFWFALPMMMLVPGLLALVFGWFAFRSRVSGVYFAIITQAMTYALLLAFFRNDMGFGGNNGMTDFKELAGMDLQLATTRAGLYMASLLALAGGYLVSRVVVSSKLGRVATGIRDAESRLRFLGYRVENFKLFLFVLSAMMAGLAGALYVPQVGIINPGEFSPANSIEVAIWVAVGGRGTLYGAIAGALAVNGFKTVLTGLMPNAWLFFLGSLFVVVTLAMPGGLVGVVASLRSRREKRRAVSRVDTSEVAGEQGDTQDG